The genome window AGTTCGATTACGGCGACATCGTCACGCCGAAGGATTCGCTCAACGATATCCGCGTCGACCTGAAACACGGTTACGTGTACATCAGCAATGCGGGGAATCAGGGCGGCGTCGTGGTGACGAACCTGCAAAGCGGGCAGTCGCGGCTCGTGCTGGCGGGCGACCGGTCGAGCGTCGCGGACCCGGAGCAGCATCTGATGTTCGGCGATCGCATCGCACGCAAGCTCGATGGCGGCGTGCTCGTGCTGCAAACGGATGGCATCGCGCTGTCGCCGGATCGCGAATGGCTCTACTACCGGCCCCTGACGGACCATCACTATTGGCGCGTGCCGACGGCCGCGCTGATCGACGCCACGCTGAGCGTGGACGAGTTATCGAAGCGCGTGCAATTTCTCGGCGATGGCGCGGAAACCGGCGGCCTCATCATGAGCGCGGCGGGCGTGCTGTATGGCGGCGATCTGGAAAACCGCACGGTGGTTGCGTTCGACATCGTGGAGCGCGACGGCAAGCCGGCAATCGTGCAGAAGACGTTCGTCGGCAAGCATCCGCAGCTTTCATGGGCGGACGGCTTCGCGATTTCAAGCGGGTATCTGTATATCGCGGATTCGCACCTGCACGAACTCAATTTCTCGAACGGATATCCGCGCGAAGGAAAGCTCGCGATCTTCCGCGTGCGCTTGCCGAAGCAGCCCGCGCATGGCTTGGCGGGCTGACGGTGGCATTTACTTGCCGCTTGGGTTGGTCGCGTTGGTCGCGTTCGTTGCGTCTTGCGCGTCGTCGCGTTCCCAGCCGCCGCCGAGCGCGAGGAACAGATTTACCTGATCGATCGCGACTTGTCCCTGCGCCGCCGCCACTTGCGCGGCGACGCTCGTGAGCGTGCGCGTGGCGTCGAGATCGGCCAAGAAGGATTCGCGCCCGGCCGAATAGAGCCGATGCGTTTCGTCCGCCGATTGCGCCGCCGACCGGTACGCCGTCTGCAGCGTGCCGGCGCGCGTGCTGTCCGACGCGTAGGTCGCGAGATTGCTCTCCGTTTCGCGCAACGCGTTGAGCACCACGCCGTCGAAGTGAGCGAGCGCGCCGCCCGATGCCGCTTCCGCCTGCCGCACGCGCGCGCGCTGGCCGTTGATCGGAAAGCTCCAGTTGATGAGCGGCCCGAACGCCCAGCGGTTCGTCGTCGCGCCGAAGAGATCCTCGGCGACGCCCACCGATCCCACCGACGCCCCGAAGCTCACCGACGGATACAGCGCCGCCGTCGCCACGCCGATGCGCGCGGTCGATGCCGCGAGTTGCCGCTCGGCCTGACGCACATCGGGACGGCGCTTGAGCAGCGCCGCGCCGTCGCCGACGGGAATCGGCTGGCGCAGCGTCGGCACCTTGCTGCACGAAAGCGCGGCGGGCGGCAGCGCGGACGGCGCGCGCGCGAGCAGCATCGCGAGCCGATACTGCGCCACGCGGCGGCGCGCGACGAAGCGCGGAATATCGGCGGCGAGCGTTTCGGATTGCGTCTGCCCGCGCGTGACTTCGGACTGGTTGCCGCGGCCCGCTTCGCGCAGACGCTGCGTGAGGCTCACGCGTTGCCGCTGAAGCGCGAGCGACTTGCGCGCGATATTCAGCTCTTCCGTCGCCGAACAGGATTCGACATACGCGCGCACGACATCCGCCACGACCGTGATGCGCGCGAGATCGGCGGCGGCTTCGACCGCTTCGTCGTCCGCTTGCGCGGCTTCGATGCCGCGCTTGAGCTTGCCGAAGAGATCGAATTCATACGACACGCTCAGTTCGAGCGCGCCTTCGTTCACCACCGGCAGTTTCTCCGTCAATAGATACTGCTCCGCCGATTCCTGCGCGCGCTGGAACGCAACCGAGCTTCGGCTGGAGAAGCCGCCTTGCCGGTTCGCAAACTCGACTTCGGCGCGCGAGCGGGCGAGATTGGCCGCGGCCACGCGAATGTCCGCGTTCGAAATCAGCGCTTCGCTCACGAGTGCGTCGAGCGCGGGATCGTCGTAGAGACGCCACCATTTCGACGGCGCCGTGCCGCGCGCGACGGGCGCTTCGTCCACGCCGTCGATGGGCGCGTTCGCGAACGGCGCGTTGGCCACGGCGCCTTCCGGCAGCTTGTAGTCCGGCCCGACGGTCATGCAGCCGCCGAGCGCGAGCATCGACGCAAGCAGAGTCAGGCGAAGGCGTTGCGTCTTCATGCGCGCGATGCTTCTCATTGCGATGCGCCCGAAGCCGGCGCGACGTGCGCGGGAACCGCCGATGCCGGCGCGGTCGCCGATGCGGGCACGCCGCCCGATGCGTTGCGTCGTCCGATCGTCGGCCCTGTGCCGCGCACGGACACCGTCGCGGTGCGGCCCGCGATCATGCGGAAATCGGCGGGAATCTCGTCGAGCGCGACGCGCACCGGAATGCGCTGCGCGAGACGCACCCAGCTGAACGCGGGATTCACGTTCGGCAGGAGGCTCGCGCTCTGCTGGCGGTCGCGGTCCTCGATGGCCGCGACGATGCTCTGAACATGCCCGCGCAACAGATTCGGCTCGCCCATCACCTTGATATCGACGCTCTGGCCGATGTCGATGCCATGCAGCTTCGTCTCCTCGAAGTAGCCGTCGACGCGAAACGAGTTCATGTCCACCACCGACAACACCGCGCGTCCCGCCGGCACGAATTCGCCGACGCGCGGCGCGCGATCGTTCAGATAGCCGTCGACCGGACTCACGATTTCCGTGCGCTGCAGATTGAGCCGCGCGGTGTCGATGGCGACTTCCGCATCGGCGAGCGCGGCCGTCGCCTGTTCGACGCGCGAATGCGTTTCCTCGACCACTTCGCGCGCGACCAAATTGCCGAGCGAGCGATTGCGCGCGTCTTCGCGGCGCGCCTGATCGAGCGTCGCGCGGCGCTGCTGCGCGGCGGCTTGCGCGTTGCGCAGCGCGAGCGTGTAGCGCGCCTGATCGATGATGAACAGCACGTCGCCGCGCTTCACCTGCTGGTTGTCCGCCACGCGCACGTCGGTGATGAGCCCGGAGACATCGGGCGCGACCTGAATGACATCGGCGCGGACGTGGCCGTCGCGCGTCCACGGCGCGAACATGTAGTAATCGATCAGCTTCCACAGCACGACGGCTGCAATCGCGACGACGATGAGCGTAAGCAGAATCTGCCCGATGGAGAACCAGGTTTTTTTCACGTTATGAGCCGATGCGAAACAACGACGACAAGCCCCAGCACCACAATGTAGATGCCGAGATCGAAAACGGAGCGGTGCCACACGAAGCGGTAAAAGCCCACGCGCGCAAGCACGCTGCGGATCGCCAGATTCAGCAGATAGGCGATGAACATGAGCACGAGCACGGCCGGCACGAAGACGCCGAGAATGTCGATTTCGCCGATCATGCGAGCGGGTCCGGTAAGGAAGAGGGTTTGAGCATCACGCGGGTTCTTTCCGTGGCGCGTCGCCGCCGCGCGCATCGGGTTCTTGCGCCTCTTTCGCGGGCGGATGCAGCGAGAGGCGCACGCCGATGAGCGCGTGCAGCGTGTCGCGCAACAACCGTTCCCCCGGCAGCGTCGCCTGCGGATGCCTTTGCGCTTCGGCGATCGTATGCGCGGCGACTTGCGCGACCGCGCGGTCGATGCTGTGCACGAGCGCGGAAGGCACGGGCTGACGCTCGCGCCGGTCGATGCATTGCTGGAAATAGCCGCCGACGCCCGCGAGCACGTCGTCGATGGATGTCTGGACGTCGGCGGCGAGCTTGCGGCGCGCGCGCCGCAGATCGAGCGAATTCAGCGCGACGCGAAAATCGCGGAAACTTTCGATGGAAGGATGCCGGTGCGAATCCGTCGCCGCGTGCCGCGGCAGGAGCTGCATCAGCCGGTCGAGCATGCGCGAGTACAGATTGCGCTGATCTTCGAGCGTGGCCGTGGACGAACACGAAACGATATCGCGCCACGCCGAGCGCGTGAGACGCGCCACGGCCATCTCCGCACCGAACGGGCGCGTGACGCGCGTCCACACGAACGCGAAGAGCAGGCCCGCCACGCCCGCGAGATTGCTGTTGAGAAACACGAAGAAGTCCGCTTCGTAGGCGCTCTGAATGCTGATGAACGTGGCCGTGTTCACCGCGACGAGCATCGTGACGAGCGTGAAGCGCGGCTGCGGAATCAGCGTGCCGATGACGAGAAACGGCCCCGCGAAGATGATGACGAGCATCGGAAAGTCATGGACGTGCGGCAGCACGGCGAACACGTAGAGACCCGCCAGCACGACGCTCATGCACGTCGCGAGGAAGAACTTGAACACTTGCGGCGCGGGTTCGTCGAGCGAGGCGAAAAAGCAGCACGCGACGGCGGCGAGCGCCACCGCGCCGGCGCCATCGGCCCAGCCGGATTCGATCCACAACGCGCACGCGACGATGATCGCGCTCACCGCGACGCCCGTCGAAAAGAGCATCATGCCGCGGTCGAAGAAACGCTCGGTGCCGCCGAGCCGCCAGTGGCGAAAGTGCGGGCGCCAGTCGTGTTCGTCGTGCAGAAGCGCGGCGCGCAGCGCGCGAATGTCCTGCCAGACGTCGATGACTTGCGACAGACGCCATAGCGCGCTCGACAGCAGCGCGCCGTCTTCGCTCGCGAGCGCCTGCGCCGAGGGCCGCATCGCCGCGATGCGCGCGCGAAACGCGTCAGGCTCGCGTTCGGACTCGCGCGCGTCGTGCGCTTGCGGCGCGGGCAGCGCGACCCACTTCGCGACATCCGCGAGCAGCGCTTCGAGTCCTTCGGGATGCGTGCCGCGCTTCTCGATCAGCTCGACGAGCGGATCGGCGAGCGACGAAATCAGCGGCAGGAAAATCTGCATGCGGCCCTGCAACGCGCGCGCGCGGCGCACGATGTCGGGGCGCGCGTGATCGTAAGTGAGCTGGCTCACGAGCATTTCGAGGCCGTTGACCGTGGCCGCGAGACGCTGGCGCGCCGCCGAAATCGACGCGCCCGCGAGCCGTCCGGAGAGCGCTTCGCTCGCGTAGAACGCGGCGTCGCGAAACCACGCGTCCGTGCGCTCGACGAGCGTGGGCGCGAGACGGCTCGGCAGCACCACTGATCCGACGATGCTCGCGACCACGATGCCGAGCAGAATTTCCTCGGTGCGCGAAATAGCGAGATCGAAGACGACCGTGGGATTGGTCACGGCGGGCAGCGCGATGAGCGGCAGCGTATAGCCCGCGAGCAGAAAGACGTAGCTGCGCGCGGTGCGGTCGAACATCGAGAGGAAGAGCAGCGTGCCCGTCCATAACGCGACGATCACACTGAAGAGAAACGGCGACTCGACGAAGGGCGGCACGATGACGACCGCGCCCGCCGCGCCGATCGCGGTCCCGAGCGCGCGATACAGCGCCTTCGAACGCGTCGCGCCGACGAACGGATTGGAGACGATGTAGACCGTGGCCATCGCCCAATACGGACGCGGCAGTTCGAGCGCGAGCGCGAGGTAGAGCGCGATCATCGCGGCGGCGAAGGTCTTGCCGGAAAAAAGCCACTCGCGTGCGGACGGGAAACTCATGGCGTCTGTGCCCGGCCCCTGTTCCTGGCGTTCGGCGGCGACGCATCGAGCGACGCATTGAACACGTTCAGCACGCGCAGCGTGGTTTCGAGATCCTGGCGGCTCACGTCCTTGAGCACGGACGCGCGCAGCGACATGAGCCGCTCTTCCATGTGCGTGGTGACGGCGCGGCCCTCGTCCGTCAGCGTGATGGTTTTGGCGCGCTTGTCCTCGGGATCTTCGTCGCGGCGAACGAGTCCTGCCGCGCACAACTGATCGAGCAATCGGACGAGCGACGGCCCTTCGATGCCGACATGCTCCGCGAGCGTGACTTGCCGCACCGCCTCGCCGAGCCGGTTCGCCGTGAGCAGCGGCATGGCGCATGCCTCGGATACGCCATAGGACGCGAGCACGCCGTGGGTCGTGCGGCGCCAGCGGCGCGCTGCCAGCACGAGCGTGCTGCTGACCGAGCGGCGCAGGAGATCGATGGAAGTCATGGGGCGGGATTATAGCGGCAGTTCCATTCGTTAGCGTGCTAAGCATCGACGCGCCAGATGGCCCGCGAGCCTTGTCACGTGGCGTTGCCGGCGCTGCCGGCGGTCACGCGCACGGCGAAAACGTCGTGCTATCTTCTGTGCTTCTTCATCGAGCAGGCGCGCCATGCCGATCGCCTATCTGCGAGGCTTGACCTCCCCGAGCCGCACGAAATGCGCCAACCGGCGGCTCGGCTGTGCGCGCGGCTTTCTCGCGGTCGGCCGGTACACGTTGCATAGGTCGGGCCTCGTCTCGTCGATCGCGGACAATGTCGTGCTGGGCAGCGTGCGCGCTCGTGCTGCTGCTGTTTTCATCGGCGCCGCTGATGGTCGATCTTTCGGCTCGCCGCAAGCGCATTGCCAGGCGAGCGCCGCGAACTCGGCGTTTATGATGCGCACGCGAAGCGTGCATCGCCTCGCCTCCGCGCATTCGCGTTTGCGCGCATAACAAGGACTCGAATAATGAAGCTCATCACGCTGCTCATTGCGGCGGTTATCTCTGCCTGTCCGCTATCCCTCTTCAGTCAGACGAAGCTCGCTCGCGACGACATCGCGCGAATCGTCGATCGAAGCATCGAGCCGCTGATGGCGCGCGAAGGCATTGCGGGCATGGCGGTCGGCGTTATCGTCGGGGGCGAGCCGTATGTCTTCGACTATGGCGTGGCGTCGAAGGAAAGCGGCAAGCCCGTCACGCGCGACACGCTTTTCGAACTCGGCTCGGTCAGCAAGACGTTCACGGCGACGCTTTCAGCGTATGCGCAAGAAGAGGGGCGTCTTTCGCTCGCCGATTCCGTGAGCCGGCATCTTCCCGAATTGCGCGGCACCGCGTTCGGCGACGACGTGACGCTTCTCGAACTCGGCACGCACACGCCGGGCGGATTGCCGCTGCAAGTTCCCGACGACATTCACGACAACGCGCAACTGATGCAGTACTTCAAGACATGGCAGCCGCGTTATGCGCCCGGCACGCATCGCACGTATGCGAATCCCGGCATCGGCATGCTCGGCGTCATCGCCGCGAAAAGCATGGGACGCGGCTTCGACGGGCTCATGCAGGAGCGCCTGTTTCCCGCGCTGGGTCTAACGAACAGTTATGTCCAGGTGCCGGCCGCGCGCACGAAAGACTATGCGCAAGGCTATACGAAGGACGGCGCGCCGATCCGGATGAAGCCGGGCGTGCTGTCGTCCGAGGCGTATGGCGTGAGAGCCACGGCAGCGGACATGACGCGCTTCGTGCAGATCAACATGAACGAGGGCGCGCATGTGGACGCCACGCTGCAACGCGCGGTCATCGCCACGCATACGGGTTACTTCGCGACGGGACCGATGACGCAGGACCTCATCTGGGAGCAATACGCGTGGCCCGCGCCGTTGCAGTCATTGCTCGACGGCAACGCGCCGCCGATGATCCTCGACGCGAATCCCGTCACGCGCATGAATCCGCCGCAAGCGCCGCGCGATGACGTGTGGATCAACAAGACAGGATCGACGAACGGCTTCGGCGCGTATGTGGCTTTCGTCCCGGCGAAGCATGCGGGCATCGTGATGCTCGCCAACAAGAACTACCCGAATGCGGAGCGCGTGAAGGCCGCGTTCGCGATCCTGACGGCGCTTACGCGAGAGCCACGCCGCTAGCGCGGCTCGCTTCGATAGACATCGAGCGCCGTTGCGCGCAACGCATCGACCATGACGCTCGTGGCGGGCGTGAAGAGCCGATCCGCGCGCGTGACGATGCCGAAGTCGTCCATCTGGCAATCCATCGGCAAGGGCAGCATCGCGGCGATGCCATGCCGCGCATAGTAGAGCGCGACGTCCTCGGCCAGCACCGCGATCATGTCGCTCTGTTCCAGAAGCCGCGTGATGAAAAGAATCGCCGCGGTCTCCACGACGTTCGACGGCGGCGCGAGGCTCGCGCGCTGAAACATGAGTTCGAAGCGATGCCGCAGCACGCTTCCCGCGGGCGGCACGAGCCACGCATAGGACTGCACGTCCGCGAGCGTGAGCGCCGCGCCTTGCAGCAACGGATGCCCCGAGCGCACGAGCGCGCGCACCGGCTCGCCCGTCAGCGGTTCGTAACGGAGACGCAGCTTGTCGTGTTCCACCGACAGCCTGCCGATGACCACATCGAGCTTTTCTTGCGCGAGGCGTTCGAGCAGCACGTTGCTCGTATCGATTTCGACGGAGATGCGGATATCCGCGTGCATGCGCTTGACCGCCGCGACGGCGGCAGGCAAGAGCCGCACGCCCGGCGACGTGATCGCGCCGAGCGCCACATGCCCGAGCCGGCCCGACCTCAGCGCGACGAGTTCTTCCTGCGCCTGATCGAGCGTGCCGAGCACCGCGCGCGCATGACGCACGATGGCCTCGCCGTACAACGTGGGGCGCATGCCGCGCGGCTCGCGCTCGAAGAGCGTTACGCCGAGCGTCTCTTCGAGTTCGCGCAAGAGCTTCGATGCAGCGGGCTGCGTCATGTGAAGCACGGCCGACGCGCGATGAATGTTGCCTTCTTCCGCGAGCGCGACGACGAGCATCAACTGGCGCGTCTTCAGCCGGTTGCGGATATACCAGGGGCTCGAGTTCAGCAACATCTAGGGTTTGTACGAATGCTGATTTGAATATCGGTGAGGTCCAACAATTCATTAGTAGATTATCACGCGGCCTCATAGACTTCGCCGCAATTGCGTTATGAACCAGGACGAATCACATGTCGGCATCGAAGCCCAAACTGCGCTCTCAACAATGGTTCGGCACCGCCGACAAGAACGGCTTCATGTATCGAAGCTGGATGAAGAATCAGGGCATCCCCGATCACGAATTCGATGGCAGGCCCGTCATCGGCATCTGCAATACGTGGTCGGAACTCACGCCATGCAACGCGCACTTTCGCAAGATCGCGGAGCACGTCAAGCGCGGCGTGTATGAAGCGGGCGGCTTTCCCGTTGAGTTCCCCGTGTTTTCCAATGGCGAATCGAACTTGCGTCCCACCGCGATGCTTACGCGCAATCTCGCGGCGATGGACGTGGAAGAAGCCATTCGCGGCAATCCCATCGATGCGGTCGTGCTGCTCACCGGCTGCGACAAGACGACGCCCGCGCTCCTGATGGGCGCGGCGAGCTGCGACGTGCCGGCCATCGTCGTGACGGGCGGGCCGATGCTCAACGGCAAGCTCAACGGCAAGGACATCGGTTCGGGAACGGCTGTGTGGCAATTGCACGAGTCGTTGAAGGCGGGCGAGATCGACTTGCATCAGTTCCTGTCGGCGGAAGGCGGCATGTCGCGCTCGGCGGGCACATGCAACACGATGGGCACGGCATCGACGATGGCGTGCATGGCCGAAGCGCTCGGCACGTCGCTGCCGCATAACGCGGCGATTCCGGCGGTGGACGCGCGCCGCTACGTGCTCGCGCACATGTCGGGCATCCGCATCGTGGAGATGGCGCTCGAAGGGCTGACGCTCTCGAAGATCCTCACGCGCGAAGCGTTCGAAAACGCGATCCGCACGAACGCGGCCATCGGCGGTTCGACCAACGCGGTCATTCACCTGAAGGCGATTGCCGGGCGTATCGGCGTGCCGCTCGAACTGGAAGACTGGACGCGCATCGGGCGCGATACGCCGACCATCGTCGATCTGATGCCGTCGGGCCGCTTCCTGATGGAAGAGTTTTATTACGCGGGCGGTTTGCCGGCCGTGCTGAGACGCCTGGGAGAAGCGAAGCTCCTGCCGCATCCGGATGCATTGACGGTGAACGGCAAGACGCTCTGGGAGAACGTGAAAAGCGCCCCCAATACGAATGATGAAGTCATTCGCGAACTCAGCAATCCGCTCATCGCGGACGGCGGCATTCGCGTGCTGCGCGGCAATCTCGCGCCCCGCGGCGCGGTGCTCAAGCCCTCGGCGGCGAGTCCCGAGTTGTTGAAGCATCGTGGGCGCGCGGTCGTGTTTGAGAACCTCGAACACTACAAGGAGCGCATCGTCGACGAATCGCTCGATGTCGACAAGGACTGCGTGCTCGTCATGAAGAACTGCGGTCCGAAGGGCTATCCCGGCATGGCGGAAGTCGGCAACATGGGCCTGCCGCCCAAGCTCTTGCGGCAAGGCGTGAAGGACATGGTGCGTATCTCCGATGCACGCATGAGCGGCACCGCGTATGGAACGGTGGTGCTGCACGTCGCGCCCGAAGCGGCGGCGGGCGGGCCGCTCGCGGCCGTGCGCGACGGCGACTTCATCGAACTCGACTGCGATGCGGGCACGCTGCACCTCGACATCAGCGACGAGGAACTCGCGCGCCGCATGAGCGAGCACGCTGCGCCGCGCGTGCATGGCGATGGCGGTTATCAGCGGCTCTACGTCGATCACGTCCTGCAGGCGGACGAGGGCTGCGACCTCGACTTCCTCGTCGGCATGCGCGGTGCGGCCGTGCCGCGTCATTCGCACTGATCCCGGCGACACGGAAAAAGGACTCGCATGACATCGGCTTACACGCTCGCCGTCGTCGGTATCGGCAAGATCGCGCGCGATCAGCATCTGCCCGCGATAGCCGCGCAACCGGGCTTCGAACTCGTCGCGTGCGCGAGCCGCAACGCGAGCGTGGACGGCGTGCGCAACTATCCCGACATCGACGCGCTGCTCGCAGTTGAAACGTCGCTCGATGCCGTATCGCTTTGCGCGCCGCCTCAAGTGCGCTTCGCGCAGGCGCGCGCCGCGCTCGAGGCGGGCAAGCACGTCATGCTCGAAAAGCCGCCCGGCGCGAGCGTGAGCGAGGTCGAAGCGCTTCACGACATCGCGCGTTCGCATGGCGTCACGCTCTATGCAAGCTGGCATTCGCGCGCGGCAAGCGCTGTCGAGCCGGCGCGCGCGTGGCTTGCATCGGCGGAAGCGGGCGCGGTGCGTTCGGTGGAAGTGCGCTGGAAGGAAGACGTGCGGCGCTGGCATCCGGGCCAGCAATGGATCTGGGAGCCGGGCGGACTCGGCGTGTTCGATCCGGGCATCAATGCGCTTTCCATCGTCACGCGCATTCTGCCGCGCGAGATCGCGTTGCGCGCGGCCACGCTCACCATTCCACGCGATACATCGACGCCGATTGCCGCCGAACTCGATTGCGTCGATACGAACGGCGCGCCGGTGCGTGCAATGTTCGACTGGCGTCACGGTCCCGTCGAGGAATGGGATATCGATGTTGACACGGATGCGGGACGCCTCTCGATCCGCGAAGGCGGCAAGCGTTTGTCCATCGCCGGCGAGACGGTGACGCTTGGCGCGGAGCGCGAATATCCCACCTTATACGAGCGCTTTCACGAACTCATTGCACGACGCGAAGGCGATGTGGACGTGCGTCCGCTTCGCCTCGTCGCGGATGCCTTTTTGTTGGGACGACACGTAGAAACCGAGCCCTTCGGCCACTAGAAGCACACGACACACACGACATTCACCACAAGAGCAATACCAAAAGGAGACACGTCATGAACAACCGAATTCGCCGCATGACCTTGCGCGCCATCGCGGCCGCCCTGTGCGTCGCGCCTTTCGCCATGCACGGCGCGGCGCAGGCCGACGAGCCGCTCAAGATCGGCTTTCTCGTGAAGATGCCCGAGCAGGCATGGTTCATCAACGAACAGAAGGCCGCGACCGCGCTCGGCCAGAAAGAGAACTTCACGTCGGTGAACATCGGCACGCCGGATGGCGAGAAAGTGCTCGCCGCGATCGACAACCTCGGCGCAC of Caballeronia sp. Lep1P3 contains these proteins:
- a CDS encoding Gfo/Idh/MocA family protein, which translates into the protein MTSAYTLAVVGIGKIARDQHLPAIAAQPGFELVACASRNASVDGVRNYPDIDALLAVETSLDAVSLCAPPQVRFAQARAALEAGKHVMLEKPPGASVSEVEALHDIARSHGVTLYASWHSRAASAVEPARAWLASAEAGAVRSVEVRWKEDVRRWHPGQQWIWEPGGLGVFDPGINALSIVTRILPREIALRAATLTIPRDTSTPIAAELDCVDTNGAPVRAMFDWRHGPVEEWDIDVDTDAGRLSIREGGKRLSIAGETVTLGAEREYPTLYERFHELIARREGDVDVRPLRLVADAFLLGRHVETEPFGH